The Melospiza georgiana isolate bMelGeo1 chromosome Z, bMelGeo1.pri, whole genome shotgun sequence genome contains a region encoding:
- the APC gene encoding adenomatous polyposis coli protein isoform X2, with protein sequence MAAASYDQLLKQVEALKMENSNLRQELEDNSNHLTKLETEASTMKEVLKQLQGSIEDEAMASSGQIDLLERLKELNLESTSFPGVKLRPKMSVRSYGSREGSVSSRSGECSPVPMGSFPRRGFMNGSRESTGYLEELEKERSLLLAELEKEEKEKDWYYAQLQNLTKRIDSLPLTENFSLQTDMTRRQLEYEARQIRAAMEEQLGTCQDMEKRAQARVARIQQIEKDILRIRQLLQSQAAEAERAPQSKHEAGSHDTERQNEGQGAAEISVATSSTGQGSAARVDHETASVMSSSSNYSVPRRLTSHLGTKVEMVYSLLSMLGTHDKDDMSRTLLAMSSSQDSCIAMRQSGCLPLLIQLLHGNDKDSVLLGNSRGSKEARARASAALHNIIHSQPDDKRGRREIRVLHLLEQIRAYCETCWEWQEAHEQGMDQDKNPMPAPVDHQICPAVCVLMKLSFDEEHRHAMNELGGLQAIAELLQVDCEMYGLTNDHYSVTLRRYAGMALTNLTFGDVANKATLCSMKGCMRALVAQLKSESEDLQQVIASVLRNLSWRADVNSKKTLREVGSVKALMECALEVKKESTLKSVLSALWNLSAHCTGNKADICAVDGALAFLVGTLTYRSQTNTLAIIESGGGILRNVSSLIATNEDHRQILRENSCLQTLLQHLKSHSLTIVSNACGTLWNLSARNAKDQEALWDMGAVSMLKNLIHSKHKMIAMGSAAALRNLMANRPAKYKDANIMSPGSSLPSLHVRKQKALEAELDAQHLSETFDNIDNLSPKASHRNKQRHKQNIYSEYVLDANRHDDGVCRSESFNAGNMTVLSPYTINTTVLPASSSSSRGNAENSRSEKDRSVERDRTVGLNTYHQAAESTGSSSKRIGMQIPTTAAQIAKVMEEVTSMHIPQEDRSSGSTSEIHCLTEERNAQRRSASAHTHSNTYFPKSENSNRTCPVPYTKMEYKRASNDSLNSVSSSDGYGKRGQMKPSIESYSEDDESKFCSYGQYPADLAHKIHSANHMDDNDGELDTPINYSLKYSDEQLNSGRQSPSQNERWARPKHTIDDEMKQNEQRQSRNQNAAYPVYTESGEDKHMKYQTPFGQQECVSSFRSRGSSGSDQNRVGPTLGMNQKVNQSLCQVDDYDDDKPTNYSERYSEEEQHEEEDRPTNYSIKYNEEEHHVDQPIDYSLKYSTEVPAPSQKPSFTFPKTSSVQLNKTDHIAPSSGSTSAPSAGSKRQNQLHPSSAQSRSGHAQKNASCKTPSINQETIQTYCVEDTPICFSRCSSLSSLSSAEDEIGRDQSARGTDANNTLQIAELKENSGALPTEGAASEITSTAQHIRTKSTRLQTSSLSPSDSSRHKAVEFSSGAKSPSKSGAQTPKSPPEHYVQETPLMFSRCTSVSSLDSFESRSIASSVQSEPCSGIVSGIISPSDLPDSPGQTMPPSRSKTPPPAQGVQVKREVPKGKATTTEKREPGPRQAAVNAAVQRVQVLPDADTLLHFATESTPDGFSCSSSLSALSLDEPFIQKDAELRIMPPVHENEHGNEAEPEQSDDTKDNQEKKPEKPAEAEKDILDDSDDDIEILEACIISAMPTKSSRKAKKPSQASAPKIPPPVARKPSQLPVYKLLPSQSRLQSQKHVTFTPGDDMPRVYCVEGTPINFSTATSLSDLTIESPPSELANADNVGVGAESGEFEKRDTIPTEGRSTDDSQRAKSSVVTPLGLDDDKTEEGDILAECINSAMPKGKSHKPFRVKKIMDQIQQASSSPSNKNQPEGEKKKPTSPVKPVSQNNEYRARVRKSTEPKSNASNERGYPENRDAKKQNLKNNSREIHDKLPNNEERVRGSFAFDSPHHYTPIEGTPYCFSRNDSLSSLDFDDDDVDLSREKAELRKGKEGKEIESKECSNAEQSSNQQPSNRTQVCQKHPTGRSQTKTFSQSTKDIPDRGAAADEKMQNFAIENTPVCFSRNSSLSSLSDIDQENNNNKEGEPSKRPEASEPQVESNRPQTSGYAPKSFHVEDTPVCFSRNSSLSSLSIDSEDDLLQECISSAMPKKKKPSRMKSDGEKNNSRNTGGILAEDLTLDLREIQRPDSEHGFSPDSENFDWKAIQEGANSIVSSLHQAAAAASLSRQASSDSDSILSLKSGISLGSPFHLTPDQEEKPFTSNKGPRIIKPGEKSTLESKKVESESRGIKGGKKVYKSMITGKARSNSEVSSLKQPQQTSVPSISRGRTMIHIPGVRNSSSSTSPVSKKGPPLKNMNSKSPSEGQSLTSSPRGAKSSVKPEPAPVTRQPSGLNQSGSSKGPSRSGSRDSTPSRPQQQPLSRPLQSPGRSSISPGRNGISPPNKLSQLPRTSSPSTASTKSSSSGRMSYTPPGRQMSQQNLAKQTALPKSTSSIPRSESASKGLNQTLSTGGSNKKTDLSRMPSTKSSGSESDRSERPVLVRQSTFIKEAPSPTLRRKLEESASFESLSPSRPDSPTRSQLQTPVLSPSLPDMSLSAHSPAQSSGWRKLAPNQSPTIEYDGRPAKRHDIARSHSESPSRLLINRSGTWKREHSKHSSSLPRVSTWRRTGSSSSILSASSESSEKAKSEDEKQHGGSLPGHKQSKESQAPAKGTWRKIKENEIPQIMNDPQHSSSGAANGSDSKTLIYQMAPAVSKTEDVWVRIEDCPINNPRSGRSPTGNTPPVIDSISEKGGMNGKDPKEIQEKQTPGNGGGPVRTVGLENRLNSFFQIDSPDKKGTETKPLQNNPVPAPEINESTVSERTPFSSSSSSKHSSPIGAVAARVTPFNYNPSRRKSSVDNSSARPSQIPTPVNNSTKKRDTKSENTDSSGTQSPKRHSGSYLVTSV encoded by the exons ATCTCTGCTGCTTGCGGAGcttgagaaggaagagaaagaaaaggactgGTATTACGCCCAGCTTCAGAACCTGACTAAAAGAATTGATAGTCTTCCCCTTACTGAAAAT TTCTCCTTGCAAACAGATATGACCAGAAGGCAGCTGGAGTACGAGGCCAGGCAAATCAGAGCTGCAATGGAGGAACAACTGGGCACTTGTCAGGACATGGAGAAGCGAGCACAG GCAAGAGTGGCCAGAATTCAACAAATCGAGAAGGACATTCTTCGTATACGTCAGCTCCTGCAATCACAAGCAGCTGAAGCAGAG AGAGCACCTCAAAGCAAGCATGAGGCAGGTTCCCATGATACAGAGAGGCAGAATGAAGGtcaaggagcagcagaaatcaGTGTGGCAACCAGCAGTACTGGTCAG GGTTCTGCTGCTCGAGTGGACCATGAGACAGCCAGTGTTATGAGCTCTAGTAGTAACTATTCTGTTCCTCGCAGACTGACAAGTCATCTGGGTACCAAG GTGGAAATGGTGTATTCATTGTTATCAATGCTTGGTACTCATGATAAAGATGACATGTCAAGAACATTGCTAGCAATGTCTAGCTCCCAGGACAGCTGCATAGCCATGCGTCAGTCTGGATGTCTTCCTCTCCTCATCCAGCTTTTACATGGCAACGATAAGGACTCTGTGTTGTTAGGAAACTCCCGTGGTAGTAAAGAGGCCCGTGCCAGAGCCAGCGCAGCGCTGCACAACATCATTCACTCCCAGCCTGATGATAAGCGAGGCAGACGGGAAATCCGTGTGCTCCATCTCTTGGAGCAGATCCGTGCTTACTGTGAAACGTGTTGGGAATGGCAGGAGGCACATGAACAAGGCATGGACCAAGACAAAAACCCAA TGCCTGCTCCAGTGGATCATCAGATTTGTCCTGCAGTGTGTGTTTTGATGAAACTTTCATTTGATGAAGAACACAGACATGCAATGAATGAGCTTG gaggTTTGCAGGCCATTGCTGAACTGCTGCAAGTGGATTGTGAAATGTATGGACTCACAAATGATCACTATAGTGTTACCCTAAGGAGGTATGCTGGCATGGCTCTGACAAACCTGACTTTTGGAGATGTGGCAAACAAG GCTACATTATGTTCCATGAAGGGGTGCATGAGAGCTCTGGTAGCCCAGCTGAAATCTGAAAGCGAAGACTTACAACAG GTCATTGCAAGTGTATTGAGGAACTTGTCCTGGCGAGCAGATGTAAACAGTAAAAAGACTCTACGAGAAGTTGGAAGTGTGAAAGCATTGATGGAATGTGCTTTAGAAGTTAAAAAG GAATCCACCCTGAAAAGCGTTCTGAGTGCCTTATGGAATTTGTCAGCTCACTGCACTGGGAACAAAGCTGACATATGTGCTGTTGATGGTGCTCTTGCATTTCTGGTTGGCACACTGACATACCGGAGCCAAACAAACACTTTAGCCATCATAGAAAGTGGAGGAGGAATACTAAGAAATGTTTCTAGCCTAATTGCTACTAATGAGGACCATAG GCAAATCTTGCGAGAGAACAGCTGCTTACAAACCTTGTTACAACACTTGAAGTCACACAGTTTGACAATAGTTAGTAACGCATGTGGGACCCTGTGGAATCTCTCTGCTCGAAATGCAAAGGATCAGGAGGCGCTGTGGGACATGGGAGCCGTGAGCATGCTGAAAAACCTGATTCACTCTAAACACAAAATGATAGCCATGGGTAGTGCTGCAGCTCTACGGAACCTCATGGCAAACAGGCCAGCAAAGTACAAAGATGCCAACATCATGTCTCCAGGATCAAGCCTCCCATCCCTCCATGTCAGAAAGCAAAAAGCACTAGAAGCAGAATTAGATGCTCAGCATTTATCAGAGACTTTTGACAACATTGATAACTTAAGCCCGAAAGCATCTCACCGCAATAAGCAGAGACATAAGCAAAATATATATAGTGAGTATGTGCTGGATGCCAACCGCCATGATGATGGGGTGTGCAGGTCAGAGAGCTTTAATGCTGGCAATATGACTGTGCTCTCACCATATACCATAAATACTACAGTATTGCCTGCCTCGTCCTCTTCCAGTagaggaaatgcagaaaattctCGGTCTGAGAAAGACAGGAGTGTTGAAAGGGATCGAACAGTAGGTTTAAATACCTATCATCAAGCTGCAGAGAGTACTGGGAGTTCCTCTAAGAGAATAGGAATGCAGATTCCTACTACTGCAGCTCAGATTGCCAAAGTTATGGAAGAAGTAACAAGCATGCACATTCCACAGGAAGACAGAAGTTCTGGTTCCACTTCTGAAATACACTGTTTGACAGAAGAGAGAAATGCCCAGAGGAGATCAGCCTCTGCCCATACTCACTCAAATACATACTTTCCAAAATCCGAGAACTCAAACAGGACATGTCCTGTGCCTTATACAAAAATGGAATACAAAAGAGCTTCAAATGATAGTTTAAATAGTGTCAGCAGCAGTGATGGCTATGGTAAAAGAGGCCAAATGAAACCTTCCATTGAGTCTTACTCCGAAGATGATGAAAGCAAATTCTGTAGTTATGGCCAATATCCAGCTGACTTGGCACACAAGATTCATAGTGCAAATCACATGGATGACAATGATGGAGAATTAGACACTCCTATTAATTATAGTCTTAAATATTCAGATGAGCAGTTAAATTCTGGAAGGCAAAGTCCCTCCCAGAATGAAAGATGGGCAAGGCCTAAGCATACAATAGATgatgaaatgaaacaaaatgagCAAAGACAGTCAAGGAACCAAAATGCAGCCTACCCTGTGTATACTGAAAGTGGAGAGGATAAACACATGAAATATCAGACACCTTTTGGACAGCAGGAGTGTGTTTCTTCCTTTAGATCAAGAGGATCCAGTGGCTCAGATCAGAACAGAGTAGGCCCAACTCTTGGAATGAATCAGAAAGTGAACCAGTCCTTGTGCCAGGTGGATGATTATGATGATGATAAGCCAACCAACTATAGTGAACGTTATTCTGAGGAGGAACAACATGAAGAGGAAGACAGGCCAACTAATTACAGCATAAAGTACAATGAAGAGGAACATCATGTTGATCAGCCTATTGATTATAGTTTAAAATATTCAACAGAAGTTCCAGCACCTTCTCAGAAGCCATCTTTTACTTTTCCAAAGACTTCTTCAGTGCAACTCAATAAAACTGACCACATTGCCCCAAGCAGTGGGAGCACATCAGCCCCCTCAGCTGGTTCAAAGAGGCAGAACCAGCTTCACCcaagctctgcacagagcagaagTGGTCATGCACAGAAGAACGCCTCGTGTAAGACTCCCTCTATTAATCAGGAAACTATACAAACTTACTGTGTGGAAGATACCCCAATATGTTTTTCAAGGTGTAGCTCTTTGTCATCCTTGTCATCAGCTGAAGATGAAATAGGACGTGATCAATCTGCACGTGGTACAGATGCCAATAACACACTGCAGATTGCAGAACTGAAGGAGAACAGTGGGGCTCTACCTACAGAAGGTGCAGCAAGTGAAATCACATCAACAGCACAACACATCAGAACAAAATCCACTAGACTTCAGACTTCTAGCTTGTCTCCTTCTGATTCCTCTAGACATAAAGCTGTTGAATTTTCTTCAGGTGCCAAATCTCCCTCAAAGAGTGGTGCCCAAACTCCTAAAAGCCCACCAGAACATTATGTACAGGAAACACCACTCATGTTCAGCAGATGTACTTCTGTAAGTTCCCTGGATAGTTTTGAAAGCCGTTCAATTGCTAGTTCAGTTCAAAGTGAGCCTTGCAGTGGAATAGTAAGTGGAATTATAAGTCCCAGTGACCTTCCAGACAGCCCTGGACAAACAATGCCTCCAAGCAGAAGTAAAACACCACCGCCTGCTCAAGGAGTTCAAGTCAAAAGAGAGGTACCTAAAGGAAAAGCAACCACTACAGAGAAAAGAGAGCCCGGTCCTAGACAGGCAGCTGTAAATGCAGCTGTTCAAAGAGTTCAGGTACTGCCAGATGCTGATACACTATTACATTTTGCCACAGAAAGCACACCAGATGGGTTTTCTTGCTCTTCTAGCCTGAGTGCTCTGAGCCTTGATGAGCCATTTATACAGAAGGATGCAGAGTTAAGAATTATGCCTCCAGTTCATGAAAACGAGCATGGAAACGAAGCAGAACCTGAACAGTCAGATGATACTAAGGATAACCAGGAGAAGAAACCAGAGAAGCCAGCTGAAGCAGAAAAAGACATTCTGGATGATTCTGATGATGATATTGAAATACTGGAAGCGTGTATTATTTCTGCAATGCCAACGAAGTCTTCACGTAAAGCCAAAAAGCCTTCTCAAGCGTCTGCTCCAAAAATACCTCCTCCTGTAGCCAGAAAGCCCAGCCAGTTGCCAGTTTACAAACTTTTGCCTTCACAAAGCAGACTGCAATCACAAAAGCACGTGACTTTTACACCAGGAGATGATATGCCACGCGTATATTGTGTTGAGGGTACACCAATAAATTTTTCAACAGCTACATCTCTAAGTGACCTGACAATAGAATCCCCCCCAAGTGAGCTGGCCAATGCAGACAATGTGGGTGTGGGAGCAGAGTCAGGGGAGTTTGAAAAGCGGGACACCATTCCTACAGAAGGCAGAAGTACTGATGATTCTCAGAGAGCAAAAAGCTCAGTTGTGACTCCCCTTGGTCTGGATGATGACAAAACAGAAGAGGGTGATATTCTGGCTGAGTGCATTAACTCAGCTATGCCAAAAGGAAAAAGTCACAAACCTTTCAGAGTGAAGAAGATAATGGATCAAATTCAACAAGCATCTTCATCTCCAAGTAATAAAAACCAGCCAGAAGGTGAGAAAAAGAAGCCAACATCACCAGTAAAGCCTGTTTCCCAAAACAATGAATACAGAGCACGTGTGCGAAAAAGCACGGAACCCAAAAGCAATGCTAGTAATGAAAGAGGCTATCCAGAGAACAGAGATGCAAAGAAACAGAACCTTAAAAACAATTCAAGAGAGATTCATGACAAATTGCCAAATAATGAAGAGCGTGTAAGAGGAAGCTTTGCATTTGATTCCCCTCATCATTATACGCCTATTGAGGGAACTCCTTACTGTTTTTCACGGAATGATTCCCTGAGTTCATTAGATTTTGATGATGATGACGTTGACCTTTCAAGGGAGAAGGCAGaattaagaaaaggaaaagaaggaaaggaaattgaaagTAAAGAGTGCTCTAATGCAGAACAGTCTTCAAATCAGCAGCCAAGTAACAGGACACAAGTTTGTCAAAAACACCCAACGGGCAGAAGCCAGACAAAAACTTTCTCTCAGTCAACCAAAGATATTCCagacagaggagcagctgcagatgaaaaaatgcagaattttgcTATTGAAAACACACCTGTTTGTTTTTCTCGCAATTCATCTCTTAGCTCCCTCAGTGATATTGATCAagaaaacaataacaacaaagaAGGGGAACCTTCAAAACGTCCTGAGGCTTCCGAGCCACAGGTGGAATCCAACAGACCACAGACTTCTGGTTATGCACCTAAATCATTTCATGTTGAAGATACTCCTGTGTGCTTCTCTAGAAACAGCTCTCTGAGTTCTCTTAGCATTGACTCAGAAGATGATCTTCTGCAGGAATGCATTAGTTCTGCTATgcctaaaaagaaaaagccctcAAGAATGAAGAGTGatggtgaaaaaaataattccagaaaCACAGGTGGTATACTAGCAGAAGATTTAACACTGGATTTAAGAGAGATACAGAGGCCAGATTCAGAACATGGTTTTTCACCTGATTCAGAAAACTTTGACTGGAAAGCTATACAAGAAGGTGCAAATTCTATAGTTAGTAGCTTGCAtcaagctgcagctgctgcatcaCTGTCTAGACAAGCTTCATCAGACTCTGACTCTATCCTTTCATTAAAATCTGGTATTTCTCTAGGGTCACCATTTCATCTTACCCCAGACCAAGAAGAAAAACCTTTCACTAGTAATAAAGGTCCAAGAATTATTAAGCCAGGAGAGAAGAGTACACTGGAGTCTAAAAAAGTAGAATCAGAAAGTAGGGGAATCAAAGGAGGGAAGAAAGTGTATAAAAGTATGATCACAGGAAAAGCACGCTCGAATTCAGAAGTTTCAAGTTTGAAGCAACCACAACAGACAAGTGTGCCTTCAATTTCACGTGGTAGAACAATGATCCATATTCCAGGGGTTCGAAATAGTTCTTCAAGTACTAGTCCTGTTTCCAAAAAAGGACCCCCACTCAAAAACATGAACTCCAAGAGTCCCAGTGAAGGCCAAAGCTTGACTAGTTCTCCAAGAGGAGCCAAATCATCAGTGAAACCTGAGCCAGCTCCTGTGACTAGGCAGCCATCAGGGTTGAACCAGAGTGGATCAAGTAAAGGACCTTCTAGATCAGGATCTAGAGACTCCACTCCTTCTAGACCTCAACAGCAGCCATTAAGTAGGCCTCTGCAATCTCCTGGACGAAGCTCCATTTCCCCAGGAAGAAATGGTATCAGTCCTCCCAACAAACTGTCACAGTTGCCAAGAACATCATCTCCTAGCACAGCTTCAACTAAATCCTCAAGTTCAGGTAGAATGTCGTACACACCACCAGGCAGGCAGATGAGCCAGCAAAACCTTGCAAAGCAAACTGCCTTACCTAAGAGTACCAGTAGCATTCCACGAAGTGAATCTGCTTCAAAGGGTTTAAACCAAACTCTCAGTACTGGTGGATCAAACAAAAAGACCGACCTATCCAGAATGCCATCCACAAAGTCTAGTGGAAGTGAATCTGACAGATCTGAGAGACCTGTTCTCGTTCGTCAGTCAACTTTCATTAAAGAGGCTCCGAGCCCTACTCTGAGACGGAAATTAGAAGAGTCAGCTTCATTTGAATCTCTGTCACCTTCCAGGCCAGATTCTCCCACAAGGTCCCAACTACAGACCCCAGTTTTAAGTCCTTCTCTTCCTGATATGTCTTTATCCGCTCATTCACCTGCCCAGAGTAGTGGTTGGCGAAAATTAGCCCCTAATCAGAGCCCTACTATAGAATATGATGGGAGACCAGCAAAGCGTCATGACATAGCTCGTTCCCATTCTGAGAGTCCATCTAGGCTGCTGATCAACAGATCAGGAACGTGGAAGCGTGAGCACAGTAAGCATTCCTCATCACTTCCTCGTGTAAGCACTTGGCGGAGAACTGGAAGTTCCTCCTCAATTCTGTCAGCTTCTTCAGAATCCAGTGAAAAGGCAAAAAGTGAAGATGAAAAGCAGCATGGAGGTTCTCTCCCTGGACACAAGCAAAGTAAAGAAAGCCAAGCACCAGCAAAAGGTacttggagaaaaataaaagaaaatgaaattcctCAGATAATGAATGATCCTCAGCATTCTTCTTCAGGTGCCGCAAATGGCTCTGATTCCAAAACCCTCATCTATCAGATGGCTCCAGCTGTCTCTAAGACAGAGGATGTGTGGGTGAGGATAGAGGATTGCCCAATTAACAACCCTCGATCTGGAAGGTCCCCAACTGGAAATACTCCCCCTGTTATTGACAGTATTTCAGAAAAAGGGGGCATGAATGGTAAAGATCCCAAAGAGATTCAAGAGAAGCAAACCCCAGGGAATGGAGGTGGTCCTGTTCGTACCGTTGGCTTAGAAAACCGTCTGAACTCTTTCTTTCAGATAGACAGTCCAGACAAGAAAGGCACTGAAACAAAGCCTCTGCAGAATAATCCTGTTCCTGCACCAGAAATTAATGAAAGTACTGTTAGCGAGCGTACTCCGTTCAGTTCCAGTAGCTCAAGCAAGCACAGCTCCCCCATCGGTGCTGTGGCAGCAAGGGTGACTCCTTTCAACTACAACCCAAGCCGCAGGAAGAGCAGCGTGGACAATAGCTCTGCTCGGCCCTCACAGATACCAACCCCGGTGAATAACAGCACCAAGAAACGTGACACCAAGTCTGAAAACACTGACTCCAGTGGAACACAAAGCCCTAAACGTCACTCTGGCTCTTACCTGGTAACTTCTGTTTAa